GGTGACAAAATTGGGTTTGCTGTTGGATTTACTTGTGAGAAACATGGTCGTCTTTCCTCCCGTTGTTACCTTCGGGTGAGCAGCCGCAACGTGCGTCCTACGGCCCCTCATATTGCCTGCCTGGAGGCAGCCCTTACCCCAATGACACTCAGCTCTGGCGAATGTTACAAACGATTTTCAGCTCATGAAAAACGGGAGTCGATCTTGGTGCACAGCAGTGTGAGTTGCCCATCGGGTTTTACCGAGTCCATGCCCCCAGGGCATTTTCAATATGCCGGACAATGGAGTGGTTCATGCGGAGATCGCCCTTGTCGACGAGTGCTCTTTTACACAGGATTGGTGGCGAGGATCTTCTTCAGAAAATCCTGGGTTCGGGGATCTTTCGGGTTATAGAAGATCTCGCTGGGTGGCCCCTGCTCCACAATCCGGCCACCGTCGATAAAGATCACCCGGTCAGCCACGTCCCTGGCAAAGGACATTTCATGGGTGACCACCATCATGGTCTGGCGCTCTGAGGCCAGCTGCTTCATCAGCCCCAATACTTCTTCTACCCACTCAGGGTCCAGCGACGACGTGGGCTCATCAAACAGGATGACCTCGGCACCGGCGGCCATGGCACGGCCGATACCAACCCGCTGCTGCTGGCCGCCGGACATGGATGCAGGATAGGCATCTGCTTTCTCACCCAGGCCGATCTGATCGAGGATCTCCCGCGCCCGTCGGTACGCTTTTTCTTTGGGCCATTTATCCACCACCAGCAGGCGTTCGGCAATGTTCTGCAGTGCCGTCTTGTTGGCAAACAGCGCATAGTTCTGGAACACGAAGGCGGTTCGCCGCCGCATGGAGAGGATCTCCGCACGGCTGGCTTTTTTCACATCCACGGTGAGGTCCCCCACGGTCATGGTGCCGGCGGTGGGTTGTTCCAGGAAATTGATGCAGCGCAGCAGGGTGGATTTGCCGGTTCCCGAAGGCCCGATGATCACCACGATTTCGCCCTTCTCGATGGTAAGGTCGATGCCGTCGAGGACCACCGTCTTGCCGAAATGTTTGCTCAACGAGTCCAGTTTGATCATCGGCTATAGGCCTTGTTCAAGCGGATTTCCAGGTAGTTCTGAAGCTTGGAAAGCAGTTCAACCACTATCCAGTACATGATGGCAGCCACAATGAACGCCTCGAAGTACAGGAAGCTGCCGGCCGCCTCTTTCTGGGTAGCGCCCATCAGTTCAGTGACACCCAGGGTGAATGCGAGAGAGGTTGCCTTGATCATGTCGATGAAGTAGTTCATCAAAGTCGGCAATGCTACCCGGGTTGCCTGGGGCAGGACGATCCGCCGCATCATCTGGCCGTTGGTCATGCCGATCGACAGCGCCGCCTCTGTCTGGCTGCGGTCAACACCAACGATGGCGGCACGGATTGATTCAGCCATGTAGGCGGAAAAGTGCATGGTCAGGCCCATGATGGTCGCTGTGACTCCGTCTATGACTGTCAATGCACTGACTAGTTGGGGCAGTCCGTAATAGAACAGGAACAGTTGCACCAATAGCGGTGTGCCCCTGAAGAAGGAGATGAACACGATGGTCAGTTGATTGAGCACCGGAATGCGAAGCACCCGGATGACGGCAAACAGGCAGGCCAGAATCAGCGCGAGTACCATCCCGATACCGGCCAGTTGCAGGGTTAGGGGCAGGTAACTGAGCAGGACAGGTACCAGCCCGAGCATGTACTCGACGTTCAACACGTCCATAGGGAATCAGGCCTTGGTGTGCCCCTCAGGGCTGGGTGATGTCCGTGCCGAACCATTTCTCGGAAATGGACGCCAGGGTGCCGTCGTCACGCAGGGCCGCCAGGGCCTTGTTGACCTCATCCCGCATGGCCCGTCCTGCTTCGTTGTCGCGGAAGGGATAGGCATTAGTGATTTGCGAGAAGGTGGGGCCGGCCAGCTCCAGTGGCAGCGGCTTCTCCTTGATGATCTGGCTGGCGCTGACCCGGTCCATCACGAATGCATCGACGCGGCCCAGGGCGGTGTCCCGTTCCAGATTACTCTCATAGGTCTTGATATCGATCTGGTCCGCGTAGGGCAGCTCACGCAGCAGTGCTTCGAAGTTGGAGCCCAGGTTTACGGCAACGGTTTTCCCCTTGAGGTCTTCCACACTCTGGACTTCAGTGTTGCCTTTTTTCGTCACCACCTGGGCACCGTCATAGACGTAGGGTTCGCTGAAAATATACGCCTTCTGCCGCTCTTCGGTGATGGTGATCTGGTTGGCCACGGTGTCGATGCGTCCGGATTCCAGCATGCCAAACAGGCCCGAGAAGTTGGCGGTTTCGTACTGGATGTCACGTCCCATCTCCTTACCGATGGCATTCATGACATCGACGTCGAAGCCCTTGAGCTCATCCTGCTCTACAAAGGTAAACGGGAAGTACTGGCCGGACATTCCGACCCTTAATGGATCGTCCTGTGCAAGCAAAGGAGCGCTTGCGAGCAGGGAAATAATCAGTAACGTGTTGATAAATAGAGTTTTCATAGAGCCTCCTTCCGGCGTTCATCGTACCTGAAGCATAGTCGGGCGTGAAAATTGGGCAATGATACACGTCATCGGCCGTTAACCAGCGTCTCAATACTCGTGAGGATATCAGGGGCATTGGTTACGCGCGCCAACCAGCTCAGGGGTATGCCGCGCTCGCCGCCCACGCCATGTATTGCCGCCATGACCGGCCCGATGATCCAGGCCCGGCCACAGGAATCGCCGCCGCAATGGATATTGGCGCGAACCGCCTCGGTATAGCTCGTGGCATGACTCAGGATATGAAAGATCACCGGCATGGCTTCGTGCAGATAACAGGTGCGGCCAAAGGTGTTGCCAGTCCCCACCGCATCCAGCAGGGAACCGGACCGGGCTTTGTTGAGACTTTCCGGATCTGGTGCTTCCGGGGTAGCAGCGTCCAGAGCTGCCGGGATCGGCTCACCCCTGAAAATATGGTCCAGAAGTCGTGCTGCGCATCTTGCCCAGGCTACGGCCTCGTCATTGTGATTGGTCACCCGCACAGCGGCTTCGGTAACCTCCATCAGCTTATCGCTGCCGCAATAGCAGGCAACCAGCGGTGGCAATTTGGACACGGCGGGCAGCTGCATATCGTCGGCGCCGCTTTCCGGCAACAGGTGTTGATCGATGGTTTCAGCAATATGAACCCCTGCTTCCTGCACCTCGGTCTCATGATAGGTCAGGTCGATGGCCCTGCGAACCGGTTCCGCCAGCTGGTCGCCACTCAGACGCCGGGTGTAGGGCAACACCTTCTGCACCAGCACCCGTTTCTGTTTATCGGTCAGTTCGGCAGTGGTGGTTGATTGCGCCTGTTCGATGGCTTTCTGTTCGATGGTGTTCAGGTTGTTCAGGGTCACCCTGGTAGGGTTGTCGATATAACCCCGCCAATGACCACCAGGGCCAAAGAAAGCACGAAAGCGGCGCTGGTAATCCCGGATATCCAGGGAGCCTTCTCTGGTCAGAAGGCTGTCGGTCAGCACGCCAGTGGCCGCACCATAGTGGCTGATATCACCAGACTGTTTGCCCTCATGCGCAAAGTAGCCGAACCCGCCGTTGAAATAATCGGCGTTGGGGGGCAGGAACTCCGGTGACTGGCCGCCAATTTCGAGAATGCGCGGGCTGTCATACAGCCAGTGCAGTCCCAGGCTGGCCGCGTCTGCAACCCAGCCGCCGGCGAGGGCGGCGATTATGGCGGGTTTTCTGTTGTTGGAAAGGTTGCTGGTCATTGGCAATCCTTGAAGGTCCGGTTCGGAAGTAGGGATATAGAAAAGCACGTCTGCTGCCAACTGTATCCCTGAAAAGGCGAGCACAACAAACCGCCATTCGCTGATTCTTTAAAAGTAGAATAAATGACCGGGAAAGGAGCGGGATCTGGACATTTAAAGCTCCAGGTCGCGCGCTGCTGTTACTCGCCATACTGAGTTGCCAACGTCATCGGCAACCAGCAGGCCCCCGCGCCCATCCAGGGACACCCCTACAGGCCGCCCGCGGGCATTGCGGTCCGCGTCGACGAAGCCGGACAGCACAGTCTCCATCGGGCCGACTGGCCGGCCTCCGGTAAAGGGTACAAAGACGACTTCATAGCCATTCAGTGGCCGTCTGTTCCAGGATCCATGCAAACCGACGAATGCGCCCTCGCCATAGCCGGCCACGCCGTCGGAACTGAAAGCCAGACCCAACGGTGCCACGTGCGCGCCGAGGGCGAAATCAGGCGAAATTGCGCTGGCCACCAGCTCTGGTTGTTGGGGGCTAACGCGCTCATCGACGTGCTGGCCGTAGTAGCTATAGGGCCAGCCGTAGAAAGCGTCCCGGCGGACCGAGGTCAGGTAATCAGGCACCAGATCGCTGCCGAGTTCGTCGCGTTCGTTGACAACCGCCCACAGCTCGCCCGTGTGCGGTTCCCAGTCCAGGCCCACCGGGTTGCGCAGGCCTGAAGCGAATACCCGCGTAGCGCCGGTGGCAGTATCGACCTCGAGTATCGCCGCACGCTTGTGTTCGACCTGCATGCCGTTCTCGGCGATGTTGCTGTTGGCTCCGACGCCCACATACAGGTGGGCACCATCGGCACTGGCGAGCAGACTCTTGGTCCAGTGGTGGTTCAACTCGTCGCCCTTGCCGGGAAGGTCAGTAACTTTGACAGGTGCGGCAGTTATGGTCGTTTCACCGCTTTGATAGGGCACTTTCAACAATGCATTAGCGTTGGCCACGTAGAACATGTCCCCGACCAGCGCCATGCCGAACGGTGAGTGCAGGCCCTGGAGAAACACACTGCGGAATTCGGCCTTGCCGTCACCGTCGGTATCTCGTAACAGGGTAATGCGGTTGGCGCTCGGCACGGCGGCCCCGGCGCGCTTCATCACCTGTTTCATCACCCAGCCCTTGATCCCGTCGATGCCGCTTTTACCCGGTGGCGCGTTGGTCTCGGCGACCAGCACATCCCCATTTGGCAGGACGTACAGCCAACGCGGGTGGTCGAGGCCCTCGGCAAAGGCCGTCACCTCCATGTTCGCGGCCGGGGTTGGAGTGGCGCCGTCTGTCCACCCGACCGCCGGTGCGATCTCAACGGTGGGAAACAAGTTGCGGGGCGGCTGCGGTAGTTCCGGATCAACGCCGGTCCCGGCGTGCGCAGGCAGCCGTGCATGCCCTCCGCAAGCTGACAGAAGGGCAAGCAGTGTCGCCACTGCCAATGCGAAGGCCGTCTTTGTTGAGGCCGCGTTCCACTTATTGGATTGGCGAAGATTATCCATAACACTGCCCTCCCGGATAGATGGTGATGCGCTGTCCCGAAACGCCGATCCCGCTACCACGCATCGACAGGGAGCGCAAAGCATCAATGTCACATCCATTTTCAGGAATGCCGATAGTCTCGTCGGTGCGTTATCGCACCGGCCTGGTCGATGCAGTGAACCTGCGGCTGCGTTCGTTATCGAACAGACAGACATCACCAACGGGCTGAAAATCCTTGCACCGCCCCGTGCTCCCCTATCAAATCCGGAAGGAACCACTATGTCGACAGTTACCACCATTAATCCCGCGACTGAAAAAGCAATTCAGACCTACGACATCATGACCGAAGAGCAGGCGAAGGAGCGGCTCGATGCCTGCCATGCGGCGTTTCTGGAATGGCGCGAACTGAGTCATCAGCAACGTGCCCCATATCTCAAGAAGATCGGGCAAACATTGCGCGATAATGCTGATGAGTTGGCCGCCTTGATGACCAACGAAACCGGCAAGCTCCTGAAGGACGGTCGGGTTGAAGTCGAACTCTGTGCGGCACTCTTTGACTACGCCGCTGAAAACGGACCCGATGCGCTGGCCGATGAGGAGCGTGTGCAGGGGCTCAATGGCAAGCGCGGCGTTGTCAGCTACCAGCCCATTGGCGTCATCTATTCAATCCAGCCCTGGAACTTCCCCATCTACCAGCCAGTTCGCGTGCTGGCCGCCAACTTGATGGCAGGCAACGGCTGTGTTCTGAAACATGCCAGCATCTGCACAGGGTCCGGCTTGCGCCTGCGGGAATTATGCATTGAGGCCGGCCTTCCCGAGGACCTGTTTCAGGTCATAGTGATCGACCATGGCACCAGCGATAATCTGATCGCTCACCCCAAGGTCCGAGGTGTCACGCTGACCGGCAGCGACGGGGCCGGGCGACACGTCGGAGCTGTGGCCGCCCAAGCACTGAAAAAGACCGTGCTGGAACTGGGGTCAAACGATGCCTACCTGGTCCTGGAAGATGCGGACATCGAGACAGCAGTGAAATTTTCGGTCATGGGGCGGCTCTACAACAACGGAGAAACCTGCATTTCCGCCAAGCGGTTCATTGTGACCGACAAGGTCTATGACGCCTTTGTTGATGCCTTCGTGGCTCAAATGAAAGATATCGTCATGGGCGATCCCACGGATAAGGATAGCCAACTAGGCCCGCTTTCAAGCCAGGACCAGTTTGACACGGTCAAAGGACAGGTGGATGCCAGCGTCGCCAAGGGTGCAAAAATCCTCTGCGGTGGCGAAGTGCCTGACCGCACGGGTGCCTATTATCCTGCCACGGTGCTGGCCGATCTCTCGCCCGGAATGCCCGCCTACGACGATGAAATCTTCGGGCCTGTTGCGTCGATCATCCGTGCCAGGGATGACGAAGACGCCATGAGGCTGGCCAATGAAAGCCGTTATGGACTGGGCGGTGGGATCTTTTCAAAGGACGAGGAGCGTGCCCTCAAGCTGGCCCGCGATTACTTCGATACGGGCATGATCCGCATCAATTCGTTCGGGGCCGCCGATCCGAATATGCCCTTTGGCGGGGTCAAGAATTCCGGATACGGACGTGAACACGGCGGCTTCGGCATGAAGGAATTCGTCAACGTAAAGTCGATTTTCCTTCCGTGACCAGGCTCGGAATCCCTGATTCCACCCATTTCATTCAACATTCAGCGTTAAGGCTTTTTCTATGAGCATGAACATCCTTGTTGCCGGTGCCACCGGCAAAACGGGCCAGCAGCTGGTGCAGAACCTGATAGATCAGGGCCATAAGCCGACAGCGCTGG
Above is a genomic segment from Marinobacter panjinensis containing:
- a CDS encoding PQQ-dependent sugar dehydrogenase, which translates into the protein MDNLRQSNKWNAASTKTAFALAVATLLALLSACGGHARLPAHAGTGVDPELPQPPRNLFPTVEIAPAVGWTDGATPTPAANMEVTAFAEGLDHPRWLYVLPNGDVLVAETNAPPGKSGIDGIKGWVMKQVMKRAGAAVPSANRITLLRDTDGDGKAEFRSVFLQGLHSPFGMALVGDMFYVANANALLKVPYQSGETTITAAPVKVTDLPGKGDELNHHWTKSLLASADGAHLYVGVGANSNIAENGMQVEHKRAAILEVDTATGATRVFASGLRNPVGLDWEPHTGELWAVVNERDELGSDLVPDYLTSVRRDAFYGWPYSYYGQHVDERVSPQQPELVASAISPDFALGAHVAPLGLAFSSDGVAGYGEGAFVGLHGSWNRRPLNGYEVVFVPFTGGRPVGPMETVLSGFVDADRNARGRPVGVSLDGRGGLLVADDVGNSVWRVTAARDLEL
- a CDS encoding amino acid ABC transporter ATP-binding protein — its product is MIKLDSLSKHFGKTVVLDGIDLTIEKGEIVVIIGPSGTGKSTLLRCINFLEQPTAGTMTVGDLTVDVKKASRAEILSMRRRTAFVFQNYALFANKTALQNIAERLLVVDKWPKEKAYRRAREILDQIGLGEKADAYPASMSGGQQQRVGIGRAMAAGAEVILFDEPTSSLDPEWVEEVLGLMKQLASERQTMMVVTHEMSFARDVADRVIFIDGGRIVEQGPPSEIFYNPKDPRTQDFLKKILATNPV
- a CDS encoding ADP-ribosylglycohydrolase family protein; the encoded protein is MTSNLSNNRKPAIIAALAGGWVADAASLGLHWLYDSPRILEIGGQSPEFLPPNADYFNGGFGYFAHEGKQSGDISHYGAATGVLTDSLLTREGSLDIRDYQRRFRAFFGPGGHWRGYIDNPTRVTLNNLNTIEQKAIEQAQSTTTAELTDKQKRVLVQKVLPYTRRLSGDQLAEPVRRAIDLTYHETEVQEAGVHIAETIDQHLLPESGADDMQLPAVSKLPPLVACYCGSDKLMEVTEAAVRVTNHNDEAVAWARCAARLLDHIFRGEPIPAALDAATPEAPDPESLNKARSGSLLDAVGTGNTFGRTCYLHEAMPVIFHILSHATSYTEAVRANIHCGGDSCGRAWIIGPVMAAIHGVGGERGIPLSWLARVTNAPDILTSIETLVNGR
- a CDS encoding NAD-dependent succinate-semialdehyde dehydrogenase, translated to MSTVTTINPATEKAIQTYDIMTEEQAKERLDACHAAFLEWRELSHQQRAPYLKKIGQTLRDNADELAALMTNETGKLLKDGRVEVELCAALFDYAAENGPDALADEERVQGLNGKRGVVSYQPIGVIYSIQPWNFPIYQPVRVLAANLMAGNGCVLKHASICTGSGLRLRELCIEAGLPEDLFQVIVIDHGTSDNLIAHPKVRGVTLTGSDGAGRHVGAVAAQALKKTVLELGSNDAYLVLEDADIETAVKFSVMGRLYNNGETCISAKRFIVTDKVYDAFVDAFVAQMKDIVMGDPTDKDSQLGPLSSQDQFDTVKGQVDASVAKGAKILCGGEVPDRTGAYYPATVLADLSPGMPAYDDEIFGPVASIIRARDDEDAMRLANESRYGLGGGIFSKDEERALKLARDYFDTGMIRINSFGAADPNMPFGGVKNSGYGREHGGFGMKEFVNVKSIFLP
- a CDS encoding amino acid ABC transporter permease encodes the protein MDVLNVEYMLGLVPVLLSYLPLTLQLAGIGMVLALILACLFAVIRVLRIPVLNQLTIVFISFFRGTPLLVQLFLFYYGLPQLVSALTVIDGVTATIMGLTMHFSAYMAESIRAAIVGVDRSQTEAALSIGMTNGQMMRRIVLPQATRVALPTLMNYFIDMIKATSLAFTLGVTELMGATQKEAAGSFLYFEAFIVAAIMYWIVVELLSKLQNYLEIRLNKAYSR
- a CDS encoding amino acid ABC transporter substrate-binding protein, giving the protein MKTLFINTLLIISLLASAPLLAQDDPLRVGMSGQYFPFTFVEQDELKGFDVDVMNAIGKEMGRDIQYETANFSGLFGMLESGRIDTVANQITITEERQKAYIFSEPYVYDGAQVVTKKGNTEVQSVEDLKGKTVAVNLGSNFEALLRELPYADQIDIKTYESNLERDTALGRVDAFVMDRVSASQIIKEKPLPLELAGPTFSQITNAYPFRDNEAGRAMRDEVNKALAALRDDGTLASISEKWFGTDITQP